A window from Peromyscus eremicus chromosome 1, PerEre_H2_v1, whole genome shotgun sequence encodes these proteins:
- the Ifitm10 gene encoding interferon-induced transmembrane protein 10: MCVVLRFLAQGPSQSPALLGAPASTTDGTQEARVPLDGAFWIPRPPAGSPKGCFTCVSKPPALQAAAAPAPEPSASPPMAPTLFPMESKSSKTDSVRASGVPPACKHLAEKKTMTNPTTVIEVYPDTTEVNDYYLWSIFNFVYLNFCCLGFIALAYSLKVRDKKLLNDLNGAVEDAKTARLFNITSSALAASCIILIFIFLRYPLTDY, encoded by the exons ATGTGTGTAGTGCTGCGCTTCTTG gCCCAGGGCCCCAGCCAGTCCCCAGCCCTGCTGGGAGCCCCGGCCAGCACCACGGACGGCACCCAGGAAGCCCGAGTCCCCCTGGACGGGGCCTTCTGGATTCCCAGGCCACCAGCAGGTTCACCCAAGGGCTGCTTCACCTGTGTGTCCAAGCCTCCCGCCCTGCAGGCTGCAGCGGCCCCAGCCCCTGAGCCCTCGGCCTCGCCCCCCATGGCGCCCACTCTGTTCCCCATGGAATCTAAAAGCAGCAAGACTGACAGCGTTCGGGCATCAGGTGTCCCGCCGGCCTGCAAGCACTTAGCTGAGAAGAAGACCATGACGAACCCCACAACTGTCATCGAGGTCTACCCCGACACCACGGAGGTGAACGACTACTATCTGTGGTCCATCTTCAACTTCGTCTACCTCAACTTCTGCTGCCTGGGCTTCATTGCTCTGGCCTACTCCCTCAAA gttcggGACAAGAAGCTCCTGAATGACCTGAATGGAGCCGTGGAAGATGCCAAGACAGCACGGCTGTTTAACATCACCAGCTCTGCGCTGGCAGCCTCCTGCATCATCCTCATCTTCATTTTCCTGCGGTACCCCCTCACTGATTACTGA